The following proteins are co-located in the Armatimonadota bacterium genome:
- a CDS encoding GNAT family N-acetyltransferase: MEIKGSTPASRFLVLEQEERLPFEPRILGYLRVDPPIPRMHRRTQKGIETNIRERVFPASWFCPTFRLEEALHEAPEELAEADWRTLTEVALERVNTAAARIARVVVHPDYRADGLGALLVRRALRWIAERRIPEMRRKKHLVETVAQMSRYHPFFERVGFRYVWETASGRPVLLYPLTETAQKRLEEFLTLDPEARPYRGRLYRP, from the coding sequence GTGGAGATCAAAGGGTCCACGCCCGCAAGCCGGTTTCTGGTACTGGAGCAAGAGGAGCGCCTGCCGTTTGAGCCCCGTATCCTCGGCTACCTCCGCGTGGACCCACCGATTCCCCGCATGCACCGCCGCACCCAGAAGGGCATCGAGACCAACATCCGCGAGCGGGTGTTCCCCGCCTCCTGGTTCTGCCCCACCTTCCGCCTGGAGGAGGCCCTACACGAGGCCCCGGAAGAACTGGCGGAGGCGGACTGGCGCACTCTCACGGAGGTGGCCCTAGAACGGGTGAACACCGCGGCGGCCCGCATCGCCCGTGTGGTGGTTCATCCGGATTACCGGGCGGACGGTCTGGGGGCCCTTCTGGTGCGGCGGGCGCTCCGGTGGATCGCAGAGCGCCGGATTCCGGAGATGCGGCGGAAAAAGCACCTGGTGGAAACCGTGGCTCAGATGAGCCGCTACCATCCCTTCTTCGAGCGGGTGGGCTTCCGGTATGTGTGGGAGACCGCCTCCGGACGGCCCGTGCTGCTCTATCCCCTCACGGAGACGGCCCAAAAGCGGCTGGAGGAATTCCTCACCTTGGATCCGGAAGCCCGGCCGTACCGGGGCCGCCTTTACCGGCCC
- the folP gene encoding dihydropteroate synthase, with translation MGSVLRLREITLDLGRRVHVVGILNLTTDSFYARARHPELGAALARAHEMAEEGADLIEVGGESARPGEPVPASEEIRRVVPAILRIREEVGLPVIVETTKFEVAREALGAGAVAINDVSGLADPRLAELAGEFGAGLVIMHRRGPHKIPYPDLRYGDVVEEVRGFLARKAELARARGVSRDRILLDPGLSFDKQPRHDVALLLRLSELLELGYPIYLATSRKNYLRDLLGLPPEELLEATAAAVVLGIERGARMIRAHDVRFMVRVARTMEALLDLNQAAQMDAPAAE, from the coding sequence ATGGGATCTGTGCTCCGGCTGCGGGAGATCACGCTCGACCTCGGACGACGGGTCCACGTGGTTGGGATTCTCAACCTGACCACGGACTCCTTCTACGCCAGAGCGCGTCACCCGGAACTCGGAGCCGCCCTGGCCCGTGCCCATGAGATGGCGGAAGAGGGTGCGGACCTCATCGAGGTGGGCGGGGAATCCGCGCGCCCCGGGGAGCCCGTTCCCGCCTCCGAGGAGATCCGGCGGGTCGTTCCCGCCATATTGCGCATCCGGGAGGAGGTGGGGCTTCCCGTGATCGTGGAGACCACGAAATTCGAGGTGGCCCGGGAGGCCCTCGGGGCGGGAGCGGTGGCCATCAACGACGTGAGCGGCCTGGCGGATCCCCGGTTGGCCGAGCTCGCCGGGGAGTTCGGGGCGGGGCTGGTGATCATGCACCGGCGTGGACCCCACAAGATCCCCTACCCGGACCTGCGGTACGGGGACGTGGTGGAGGAGGTCCGGGGATTTCTTGCGCGGAAAGCGGAGCTAGCGCGCGCACGGGGAGTTTCCCGCGACAGGATCCTCCTGGATCCGGGCCTCAGCTTCGACAAGCAGCCCCGCCACGACGTAGCCCTCCTGCTACGTCTTTCCGAACTCCTCGAGCTGGGATATCCCATTTACCTGGCCACTTCCCGGAAGAACTACCTGCGAGACCTTCTGGGGCTTCCCCCCGAAGAGCTCCTCGAGGCCACCGCGGCCGCGGTGGTCCTGGGGATCGAGCGGGGGGCCCGGATGATCCGGGCGCACGACGTGCGGTTCATGGTCCGGGTCGCCCGGACCATGGAGGCGCTCCTGGACCTCAATCAGGCTGCCCAGATGGACGCCCCCGCCGCGGAGTGA
- a CDS encoding iron ABC transporter permease, producing MGRRHLALGALAASLGLSLGAGIILGSVRVPFGTAVRALLRGPEGVAPEAYAIVVELRAPRVLLAAAVGAALASSGVTYQALFRNDLADPYVIGVSAGAALGAVAALSLGAGGPSVPVAAFLCAIATVTMAFRIARRDGGIRMADLLLAGLALSALLTAATSLLLVLSSGTLQQALTWLLGGFGGRGWFHVAYALPYVAMGYVLVQVRWRELNLLLLSEDEAWSLGVDVVRARRWLVGGATLMSAAAVSVAGLIGFVGLVVPHLVRRLLGPDHRLVLPGSALAGAALMVDADLVARTVAPPMEIPVGVVTAFLGVPFFLWLLRQGGK from the coding sequence ATGGGGCGTAGGCACCTCGCGCTCGGAGCCCTAGCCGCCTCCTTGGGGCTGAGCCTTGGTGCCGGGATCATCCTGGGCTCCGTTCGGGTGCCCTTCGGGACCGCGGTGCGGGCTCTCCTTCGGGGTCCGGAGGGTGTCGCTCCCGAGGCGTACGCCATCGTGGTGGAGCTGCGGGCGCCCCGGGTTCTGCTGGCGGCGGCGGTGGGGGCGGCCCTGGCTTCCAGCGGCGTCACCTATCAGGCCCTTTTCCGCAACGACCTAGCGGATCCCTACGTGATCGGAGTCTCCGCGGGAGCCGCCCTGGGGGCCGTCGCCGCCCTCTCCCTGGGAGCGGGTGGGCCCTCCGTGCCGGTTGCCGCGTTCCTGTGCGCCATCGCTACGGTTACCATGGCTTTCCGCATCGCCCGCCGCGACGGAGGGATCCGGATGGCGGACCTGTTGCTGGCAGGCCTGGCCCTCAGCGCTCTCCTGACCGCGGCCACTTCCCTCCTCCTCGTGCTCTCTTCCGGAACGCTCCAGCAGGCCCTGACCTGGCTTCTGGGCGGGTTCGGGGGACGGGGCTGGTTCCACGTGGCGTACGCCCTCCCCTACGTGGCCATGGGGTACGTTCTGGTGCAGGTCCGTTGGCGGGAGCTGAACCTCCTGCTCCTCTCGGAGGACGAGGCGTGGTCGTTGGGCGTGGATGTGGTCCGCGCCCGGCGGTGGCTGGTGGGAGGCGCGACCCTCATGAGCGCGGCCGCGGTATCGGTGGCGGGCCTCATCGGGTTCGTAGGGCTCGTGGTTCCGCATCTGGTGCGGCGCCTGTTGGGTCCGGACCACCGGCTCGTGCTCCCGGGCTCGGCCCTGGCCGGAGCCGCGCTGATGGTGGACGCGGATCTGGTGGCGCGCACCGTCGCGCCGCCCATGGAGATCCCCGTGGGCGTGGTTACGGCCTTCCTCGGGGTCCCGTTCTTCCTGTGGCTGCTCCGACAGGGAGGTAAGTAG
- a CDS encoding ABC transporter permease: MRGRTWLPWAAGGVLVVAAGRLLEWAGLPPVSLLETGLLAMTPLALAAVGECLNEKAGLVNIGLEAIFLLTATVGVWFAELGRSGYVGLLGGAMTGGLLGLGLGAVSVYGRADQIIAGIGLNVFALGFVPFLLISLWAFPGIHVFPNELMVSRLRTPIGQVSPVTLGAVGAAVLAHLLLHRTVLGFRLRAVGERPEAVDVAGLRVDRLRLLTATIGGTLAGLGGAFLPLGWFGALVKEISAGRGFIALACVVFAGLEPLLALGAALLFGLADGFASAVAVTPGVKERVPFYFVAMIPYALTLAVVAVVIGRRRFPSTVGRPYVRE, from the coding sequence GTGAGGGGCCGTACCTGGCTTCCGTGGGCCGCGGGGGGCGTGTTGGTGGTGGCCGCGGGGCGCCTGCTGGAGTGGGCGGGCCTCCCTCCGGTTTCTCTGCTGGAGACGGGGCTGCTGGCGATGACGCCTCTGGCCCTGGCCGCGGTGGGGGAGTGCCTCAACGAGAAGGCGGGCCTCGTGAACATCGGATTGGAGGCCATCTTCCTCCTCACCGCCACGGTCGGAGTCTGGTTCGCAGAGCTCGGCCGGAGTGGGTACGTAGGCCTGCTGGGGGGCGCGATGACTGGGGGACTGTTGGGTCTGGGGCTGGGGGCGGTGAGCGTGTACGGGAGGGCGGATCAGATCATCGCGGGGATCGGGCTCAACGTGTTCGCCCTGGGCTTCGTACCGTTTCTGCTCATCAGCCTATGGGCGTTTCCCGGGATCCATGTGTTTCCCAACGAGCTCATGGTGTCGCGGCTGCGCACGCCCATCGGCCAGGTGAGCCCCGTGACCTTGGGAGCGGTGGGGGCCGCGGTCCTGGCACATCTGCTGCTGCACCGTACCGTGCTGGGCTTTCGCCTCCGCGCGGTGGGAGAACGGCCCGAGGCGGTGGACGTGGCCGGCCTGCGGGTGGACCGTCTGCGGCTCCTGACCGCCACCATAGGAGGAACCCTGGCGGGGCTGGGTGGAGCCTTCCTGCCCCTCGGCTGGTTCGGGGCGCTGGTGAAGGAGATTTCCGCGGGCAGAGGCTTCATCGCGCTCGCATGCGTGGTGTTCGCGGGGCTGGAGCCGCTTCTGGCCCTCGGTGCGGCGCTGCTCTTCGGGCTTGCGGACGGCTTCGCGTCCGCGGTGGCGGTGACCCCGGGGGTGAAGGAGCGGGTGCCGTTTTACTTCGTGGCCATGATCCCCTACGCCCTGACCCTGGCGGTGGTGGCCGTGGTCATCGGCCGCAGGCGCTTCCCCAGCACCGTGGGCCGGCCTTACGTCCGGGAGTGA
- a CDS encoding ABC transporter permease, with product MRAPRTLRPLLESVAAVSVGLLAGGVLIWAFGHSPLAAYRALLMGAFGSREDLLETLAFATPLLLTALTFAVGVRAGLFNIGAEGQVYLGAVGAASVAGLLPLPPGVHLLAATLAGMTAGALWALVPAMLKAWRGVHEVISTIMCNWIALHLSMYLAITFLAEPGRAERTIPALPTARYPVLSEESTLTAVLFVAVGLALGVYAYLWGTRAGYELRLAGENPDAARYAGVRPERVVVLSFVLGGMAAGFAGASQVIGRPPAWSLYATLGNVTTLGFDGIGVALVGRNHPLGSVLAAVLFGALVQGGRLMEYEVGVLSELVRALNGIVVLAMAVPELWSLLRGRLVR from the coding sequence ATGCGGGCGCCGCGCACTCTCCGTCCCCTTCTTGAATCCGTAGCCGCGGTCTCCGTGGGACTCTTGGCAGGGGGGGTTCTCATTTGGGCATTCGGGCACTCCCCCCTTGCCGCCTACCGGGCTTTGCTGATGGGCGCCTTCGGAAGCCGGGAGGACCTCCTGGAGACCCTGGCCTTCGCAACGCCCCTCCTGCTCACGGCCCTCACCTTCGCGGTGGGGGTACGCGCGGGGCTGTTCAACATCGGAGCGGAGGGACAGGTGTACCTGGGCGCGGTGGGAGCCGCCTCCGTGGCCGGCCTTCTGCCCCTGCCGCCCGGCGTGCACCTGCTGGCGGCCACCCTGGCGGGCATGACCGCGGGCGCCCTGTGGGCCTTGGTTCCCGCGATGCTCAAGGCGTGGCGGGGAGTCCACGAGGTGATCTCCACCATCATGTGCAACTGGATCGCCCTGCACCTCTCCATGTACCTGGCCATCACCTTCCTCGCGGAACCTGGCCGCGCGGAGCGGACCATCCCCGCGCTCCCCACCGCCCGTTACCCCGTACTGAGCGAGGAGAGCACCCTCACCGCGGTGCTGTTCGTGGCCGTGGGCCTCGCTCTGGGGGTGTACGCGTACCTCTGGGGAACCCGGGCCGGCTACGAGCTCAGGCTGGCGGGTGAAAACCCAGACGCCGCGCGGTACGCGGGTGTGCGACCCGAGCGGGTGGTGGTGCTGAGCTTTGTCCTCGGGGGAATGGCCGCGGGCTTCGCAGGCGCAAGCCAAGTCATCGGCAGACCCCCCGCGTGGTCCCTGTACGCCACCCTGGGAAACGTCACCACCCTGGGCTTCGACGGCATCGGGGTCGCGCTGGTGGGCCGCAACCACCCCCTGGGCTCGGTGCTGGCCGCGGTCCTGTTCGGCGCCCTGGTTCAAGGGGGCCGCCTCATGGAGTACGAGGTGGGGGTGCTGAGCGAGCTGGTGCGGGCCCTGAACGGCATCGTCGTGCTCGCCATGGCCGTCCCGGAGCTGTGGAGTCTGCTGCGCGGGAGGCTCGTCCGGTGA
- a CDS encoding ABC transporter ATP-binding protein, with translation MREQTPRVQMRGIHKIYPDGTVALRGVDFQLHPGEIVGLLGENGAGKTTLMKILSGLLRPTRGEIRVDGRAMQFRNPRDALRYGIGMVHQVFTLVPPFTALQNVLLGQEEAGILCPLPEDAARERLERLLEETGLSVPLDVPVESLPVGVQQRVEICKTLYRGTSVLILDEPTSALTPGEADELFRFLRRLRERGTAIVLITHKLREVLEITDRVVVLRQGVVAGELPTRGATPERLAELMVGQPTTFRVRRTPRAPGRPVLTVRGLRVRDDQGRVAVHDLSFEVREGEIFGIAGVEGNGQSELVQALTGLRPPEAGEIRFGDEEMPRQDPLALYRRGLAHVPEDRVRFGLALGFDLVENSILGRQREPRFVGSLGRLNRPAILRYAQELVRRFHVVAPDLTTPVRSLSGGNQQRLLVGREISKEPKLVVAMHPTRGLDVASTVYIRELLVQIRDAGRAVLLVSADLDEVLELSDRLAVMYEGKFLGLGPVEAFPREAIGLLMGGVVRAGTDAGAAHSPSPS, from the coding sequence GTGAGGGAGCAGACCCCGCGGGTGCAGATGCGGGGAATCCATAAGATCTATCCCGACGGCACCGTGGCCCTGCGGGGCGTGGATTTCCAGCTCCATCCGGGCGAGATCGTGGGCCTTCTGGGCGAGAACGGAGCGGGCAAGACCACCCTCATGAAAATCCTCTCGGGGCTTCTGCGGCCGACCCGTGGGGAAATCCGGGTGGACGGCCGGGCCATGCAGTTCCGCAATCCCAGGGACGCCCTCCGGTACGGCATCGGCATGGTGCATCAGGTGTTCACCCTGGTCCCCCCCTTCACCGCTTTGCAGAACGTCCTGCTGGGCCAGGAGGAAGCGGGGATCCTGTGCCCGCTGCCCGAGGACGCGGCCCGGGAACGGTTGGAGCGGTTGCTGGAGGAAACCGGCTTGAGCGTTCCCCTGGACGTCCCCGTGGAGTCTCTCCCCGTGGGCGTACAGCAGCGGGTGGAGATCTGCAAGACCCTGTACCGCGGCACCTCGGTCCTCATCCTGGACGAACCCACCTCCGCCCTCACGCCCGGGGAGGCGGACGAGCTCTTCCGGTTCCTGCGCAGGCTGCGGGAAAGGGGGACGGCCATCGTGCTCATCACCCACAAGCTGCGGGAGGTGCTGGAGATCACCGACCGGGTGGTGGTGCTCCGCCAAGGGGTGGTGGCCGGAGAACTCCCCACCCGTGGGGCCACCCCGGAGAGGCTGGCGGAGCTGATGGTGGGTCAACCGACCACCTTCCGGGTGCGACGCACGCCCAGAGCTCCGGGAAGGCCCGTGCTCACGGTCAGGGGACTGCGGGTCCGCGACGACCAGGGCCGGGTGGCGGTGCACGATCTGTCCTTTGAGGTACGGGAGGGTGAGATCTTCGGCATCGCGGGGGTAGAAGGAAACGGCCAGAGCGAGCTGGTGCAGGCCCTCACTGGGCTGCGACCTCCCGAAGCCGGGGAGATCCGTTTCGGAGACGAGGAGATGCCTCGCCAGGACCCCCTCGCCCTGTACCGCCGGGGGCTCGCGCACGTGCCGGAGGACCGGGTGCGGTTCGGGCTCGCCTTGGGATTCGATCTCGTGGAGAACAGCATCCTGGGACGGCAGCGGGAGCCCCGGTTCGTGGGCTCCCTGGGCCGGCTGAATCGTCCGGCCATCCTCCGTTACGCGCAGGAACTCGTGCGTCGTTTCCATGTGGTGGCCCCGGACCTCACCACCCCGGTCCGCAGCCTGAGCGGGGGCAACCAACAGCGCCTGCTGGTGGGACGGGAGATCAGCAAGGAGCCCAAGCTGGTGGTGGCCATGCACCCGACCCGGGGTCTGGATGTGGCGTCCACCGTGTACATCCGGGAGCTGCTGGTCCAGATACGGGACGCAGGCCGAGCGGTGCTGCTGGTGTCCGCGGACCTGGACGAGGTCTTGGAGCTCAGCGACCGGCTCGCGGTGATGTACGAAGGGAAGTTTCTCGGCCTGGGGCCTGTGGAAGCCTTCCCGCGGGAGGCCATCGGACTCCTGATGGGAGGAGTCGTACGGGCGGGTACCGATGCGGGCGCCGCGCACTCTCCGTCCCCTTCTTGA
- a CDS encoding BMP family ABC transporter substrate-binding protein, with protein sequence MWSRIALALAVAAVLLVPGASTDAAPGPFKIAVVSDVGGRGDLSFNDMAFKGGEDAERDLGVRMVELVSKVEADYVPNLTRAARDPDVRLIVGVGFLLSDALAQVARRFPDKNFVGIDTFAQSIVKQKFPAQYPLPNLMDVVYEEHKGSALVGALGALLAAQYAKPHIGGVFGIEIPVLWKFEIGYKWGARWATEWLAKNRPDKAFTYRRDFVLWTYTGTFSDIPKGYAAAKAMYAKNAVAVFNIAGPLGLGINQAVQEIAQAQRLRMGPPFWIGVDANQDWINPGFVIASMMKRVDRGVYYTTRWVRDGQFRNLVRRMQGVVTLGIGTRIGGQLVEGVSVSTLDDLDEFIRMGLQAERLTRKKVLPASPAEIKSKVKTMRDAQPKWVWDAVAELEKKIREGQVTVPLVVTKPDIERWRSELGSGPRALPAAALQMPQR encoded by the coding sequence ATGTGGTCCAGGATCGCATTGGCGCTGGCGGTGGCAGCGGTTCTGCTGGTCCCTGGCGCCAGTACGGACGCAGCTCCGGGGCCCTTTAAGATTGCGGTGGTTTCGGACGTAGGTGGCCGCGGGGATCTGAGCTTCAACGACATGGCCTTCAAAGGAGGCGAGGACGCGGAGCGGGACCTCGGGGTGCGCATGGTGGAACTGGTGAGCAAGGTGGAGGCGGACTACGTCCCGAACCTCACCCGGGCGGCCCGGGATCCGGACGTGCGGCTCATCGTGGGGGTGGGCTTCCTCCTGAGCGACGCCCTGGCCCAGGTGGCCCGCCGGTTCCCGGACAAGAACTTCGTGGGGATCGACACCTTCGCCCAGTCCATCGTGAAGCAGAAGTTCCCCGCCCAATACCCGCTGCCGAACCTCATGGACGTGGTGTACGAGGAGCACAAGGGGAGCGCCCTGGTGGGCGCCCTCGGGGCGCTCCTGGCAGCCCAGTACGCCAAGCCGCACATCGGCGGCGTGTTTGGGATCGAGATCCCGGTCCTGTGGAAGTTCGAGATCGGGTACAAGTGGGGGGCCCGCTGGGCCACGGAGTGGCTGGCGAAGAACCGGCCGGACAAGGCTTTCACCTATCGCAGGGACTTCGTGCTGTGGACCTACACGGGGACCTTCAGCGACATCCCCAAGGGTTACGCCGCCGCAAAAGCCATGTACGCGAAGAACGCGGTGGCGGTTTTCAACATCGCGGGACCTCTAGGGCTCGGCATCAACCAGGCGGTCCAGGAGATCGCGCAGGCCCAGAGGCTGCGCATGGGTCCTCCCTTCTGGATCGGGGTAGACGCCAACCAGGACTGGATCAACCCGGGCTTCGTGATCGCCAGCATGATGAAGCGGGTGGACCGCGGGGTGTACTACACCACCCGATGGGTCCGGGACGGGCAGTTCCGGAATCTGGTCCGGCGGATGCAGGGAGTGGTGACCCTCGGGATCGGGACCCGCATCGGGGGCCAGCTCGTAGAGGGGGTCTCCGTGAGCACCCTGGACGACCTGGACGAGTTCATCCGCATGGGACTCCAGGCAGAGCGGCTGACTCGCAAGAAGGTGCTCCCGGCCTCGCCCGCGGAGATCAAGTCCAAGGTGAAGACCATGCGGGACGCCCAGCCAAAGTGGGTGTGGGACGCGGTGGCCGAGCTAGAGAAGAAGATCCGGGAAGGCCAAGTCACCGTCCCCCTGGTGGTCACCAAGCCGGACATCGAGCGCTGGCGGAGTGAGCTCGGCTCCGGGCCCCGCGCGCTTCCCGCGGCCGCCCTGCAGATGCCCCAGCGCTAG
- the deoC gene encoding deoxyribose-phosphate aldolase: MGGPSGTELARRIDHTLLRPDATPADVERVCREALEWRFAAVVVNPFHLPQVVRSLAGSEVAPCAVIDFPLGAGAREDRRAQAEHALAAGARELDVVQPVGLLKAGLDDLVLEQLRAVVEPARQAGALVKVILETALLTPEEIVRSCRLAVEAGAHFVKTSTGFGVPGATEEAVRRVRAAVGPHVGVKAAGGIRDYATACRMLAAGADRIGTSSGVEVARGAVGPP; the protein is encoded by the coding sequence GTGGGCGGACCGTCCGGTACCGAGCTCGCGCGACGCATCGACCACACGCTGCTGAGGCCTGATGCCACGCCCGCGGACGTGGAGCGGGTGTGCCGGGAAGCCCTGGAGTGGCGCTTCGCCGCCGTGGTGGTCAATCCCTTCCACCTCCCACAGGTGGTCCGGTCCCTGGCGGGATCCGAGGTGGCTCCCTGCGCGGTGATCGATTTTCCTCTGGGTGCCGGGGCACGGGAGGACCGGCGGGCCCAGGCGGAGCATGCGCTGGCCGCAGGGGCGCGGGAGCTGGATGTGGTCCAGCCCGTGGGCCTCCTCAAGGCCGGTCTGGACGACCTGGTCCTGGAGCAGCTGCGGGCGGTAGTGGAGCCCGCCCGTCAGGCGGGCGCTCTGGTGAAGGTGATCCTGGAGACCGCCCTCCTGACCCCCGAGGAGATCGTCCGTTCCTGCCGCCTGGCGGTGGAGGCGGGCGCACACTTCGTCAAGACCTCCACGGGGTTTGGCGTGCCCGGTGCCACGGAGGAGGCGGTTCGCCGCGTGCGGGCCGCGGTCGGCCCGCACGTGGGGGTCAAGGCCGCGGGGGGCATCCGGGACTACGCCACCGCTTGCCGGATGCTGGCCGCGGGCGCCGACCGCATCGGTACCAGCAGCGGAGTGGAGGTGGCGCGGGGAGCGGTGGGCCCACCCTGA
- a CDS encoding nucleoside hydrolase produces MRRLLVDSDGTADDLLALLIAARTPEVDVVAITAVAGAVRVSQATENLLYGSELAGLDRTAVYSGCEGPLVRPAVPFDAMYGRTGLGTFTPPKSKGRPESPHAVDAILSLARHYRRDLHVVCLGPLTNLAAALIQFPRLGEVLGQVYVYGGTLREGNVTPAAEYNFYADPEAAALVLRSGLPLTLIPWDTARAALTMRPQDIHRIRAGGTREGRFFLDATRPMAEYCRRTLRLAGSVPGAVVAMAVAVDPAVVLEEIQIRLDVEAHGELTRGAVVADPAGLSRQPANVRLVRACDGDRIREHLFSALGAPPVPEIPSEESPEEVAERSPEPSAESPPA; encoded by the coding sequence ATGCGTCGCCTACTGGTGGACAGCGATGGAACCGCAGACGATCTCCTCGCCCTGCTCATCGCGGCACGGACTCCCGAGGTGGACGTGGTGGCGATCACCGCCGTGGCGGGCGCCGTCCGGGTGTCCCAGGCCACGGAGAACCTGCTTTACGGCTCGGAGCTCGCGGGGCTCGACCGGACCGCGGTCTACTCCGGCTGCGAGGGGCCGCTCGTCCGACCTGCGGTGCCGTTTGACGCCATGTATGGTCGGACGGGTCTGGGAACCTTTACGCCCCCGAAGTCGAAGGGGCGGCCGGAGAGCCCCCATGCGGTGGACGCCATCCTGTCCCTGGCACGGCACTACCGCCGCGACCTCCACGTGGTGTGCCTTGGGCCCCTCACGAACCTCGCGGCCGCCCTCATCCAGTTCCCTCGGCTCGGAGAGGTCCTCGGTCAGGTGTACGTGTACGGGGGAACCCTCCGGGAGGGGAACGTGACCCCCGCGGCGGAGTACAACTTCTACGCGGACCCGGAAGCCGCGGCCCTGGTGCTTCGAAGCGGCCTTCCCCTGACCTTGATCCCTTGGGACACCGCCCGGGCGGCCCTCACCATGCGGCCCCAGGACATCCACCGGATCCGGGCGGGGGGGACCCGGGAAGGCAGGTTCTTCCTGGACGCCACCCGTCCCATGGCGGAGTATTGCCGCCGCACCCTGCGCCTGGCGGGGTCCGTACCCGGGGCGGTGGTGGCCATGGCCGTGGCAGTGGACCCTGCGGTGGTCCTGGAGGAGATCCAGATTCGGTTGGACGTGGAAGCGCACGGGGAGCTTACCCGGGGGGCCGTGGTTGCCGATCCCGCAGGCTTAAGCCGCCAGCCGGCCAACGTGCGCTTGGTGCGCGCCTGTGACGGGGACCGGATCCGGGAACATCTCTTCTCCGCCCTGGGTGCCCCGCCCGTTCCGGAGATCCCCTCGGAGGAGAGCCCTGAGGAAGTGGCGGAGCGTTCTCCGGAGCCCTCCGCGGAATCCCCGCCCGCGTGA
- the hisZ gene encoding ATP phosphoribosyltransferase regulatory subunit produces MRPRRWPPLWLRIPAGTRDVLPEEAEVLRRLEHRLLGLFARWGYREVRTPVLEFLSTVERGVGVEGPNALFVLVDRTGELLALRPEMTVPIARLVATHGKGRARLAYVAEVFRVRDVSRGEEREFVQAGVERIGDRGPDADAEVVALAVWALREVGVEGFRIGLGHAGFLRGLLEAAGLDPEDQHAAQLLLYRRDFVSLQGLLEGAPPAIREAVLHLPSWRGPDALERAARLGVAAEALEEVERLLEALRPYGVVGEVEVDLGLIRDFEYYTGIVFEGYAQGLGRPVLGGGRYDGLLARFGADRPAVGFALHLDRLLPALPPSAPSAVLSIVYVPRFRDLAVRLALALRREGIPALTDPWPPPEVRVPCIMLEDEQARVCSREGRERVVFPELGLLVQEAIEAWKS; encoded by the coding sequence ATGCGGCCGAGGCGGTGGCCTCCCCTCTGGCTCCGGATCCCCGCGGGGACCCGGGATGTGCTGCCTGAGGAAGCGGAGGTGCTCCGCCGGCTGGAGCACCGTTTGCTCGGGCTCTTCGCCCGGTGGGGCTATCGCGAGGTACGGACGCCCGTGCTGGAGTTCCTGAGCACCGTGGAACGGGGAGTCGGGGTTGAGGGGCCGAACGCCCTGTTCGTGCTGGTGGACCGGACGGGGGAGTTGTTGGCCCTGCGGCCGGAGATGACCGTGCCCATCGCCCGCTTGGTGGCGACCCATGGGAAGGGCCGGGCCCGCCTGGCATATGTGGCGGAGGTGTTCCGGGTGCGGGATGTCTCCCGGGGGGAGGAGCGGGAATTCGTGCAGGCGGGGGTGGAGCGGATCGGGGACCGGGGTCCGGATGCGGACGCGGAGGTGGTCGCCCTCGCGGTCTGGGCCCTGCGGGAGGTGGGAGTGGAGGGGTTCCGGATCGGACTGGGCCACGCGGGGTTCCTGCGGGGGCTGCTGGAGGCCGCGGGACTGGATCCAGAGGACCAGCACGCGGCGCAACTCCTCCTCTACCGCCGGGACTTCGTGAGCCTCCAGGGCCTGCTGGAGGGTGCGCCTCCGGCCATCCGGGAGGCCGTCCTGCACCTTCCGTCCTGGCGCGGCCCGGACGCCCTGGAACGCGCGGCCCGGCTCGGCGTCGCCGCGGAGGCGCTGGAGGAGGTGGAGCGCCTACTGGAGGCCCTCCGGCCATACGGGGTGGTCGGAGAGGTGGAGGTGGATCTGGGGCTCATCCGGGACTTCGAGTACTACACGGGGATCGTGTTCGAGGGGTACGCACAGGGCTTGGGTCGCCCCGTGTTGGGCGGGGGACGCTACGACGGCCTGCTGGCAAGGTTCGGAGCGGATCGCCCCGCGGTCGGTTTCGCCCTGCACCTGGATCGGCTGCTTCCCGCGCTTCCGCCTTCCGCACCCTCCGCGGTGCTCTCCATCGTGTACGTCCCCCGGTTCCGAGATCTCGCGGTCCGGCTTGCGCTCGCGCTCCGGAGGGAGGGGATCCCTGCGCTCACGGATCCGTGGCCGCCGCCGGAGGTCCGCGTACCGTGTATCATGTTGGAAGACGAGCAGGCCCGTGTGTGCTCTCGGGAGGGCCGGGAGCGCGTGGTGTTCCCGGAACTCGGCCTGCTGGTCCAGGAGGCAATCGAGGCGTGGAAATCCTGA